A single region of the Desulfobaculum xiamenense genome encodes:
- a CDS encoding response regulator produces the protein MPNETMLIVEDDEDILNLLSFNFESAGYGVITARDGNEGLAKARRHRPDLVLLDLMLPGRDGFDVCRELRRGEETAGMPIVMLTARGEEVDRIVGLELGADDYVVKPFSFRELLLRVRAVLRRAGAEVRPRTFFERDGLSIDMDAHAVKVDGEDVDLTATEFRLLTELVNSSPRVRTRDQLLSSVWGYEFEGYGRTVDTHVRRLRQKLGSCAELVETVRGVGYRFRE, from the coding sequence ATGCCGAACGAGACCATGCTCATCGTCGAGGATGACGAGGATATCCTCAATCTGCTGTCCTTCAATTTCGAGTCGGCCGGGTACGGCGTCATTACGGCGCGCGACGGCAACGAGGGGCTGGCCAAGGCCAGACGCCACAGGCCGGACCTCGTGCTTCTGGACCTCATGCTTCCGGGGCGCGACGGATTCGATGTCTGCCGGGAACTGCGGCGCGGCGAGGAGACGGCGGGCATGCCCATCGTCATGCTTACCGCGCGCGGCGAGGAAGTGGACCGCATCGTGGGGCTGGAGCTTGGGGCGGACGACTACGTGGTGAAGCCTTTCAGTTTCCGCGAACTGCTCCTGCGCGTGCGGGCCGTGCTGCGCCGGGCCGGGGCCGAAGTCCGGCCGCGAACCTTCTTCGAGCGCGACGGCCTGTCCATCGACATGGACGCGCACGCCGTGAAGGTGGACGGGGAGGACGTGGACCTGACGGCCACGGAATTTCGGCTGCTGACGGAACTCGTCAATTCGAGTCCGCGCGTGCGGACCCGCGATCAGTTGCTGTCGAGCGTGTGGGGTTATGAATTCGAGGGCTATGGGCGCACTGTGGATACCCATGTGCGACGGCTGCGCCAGAAGCTCGGCTCCTGCGCCGAACTGGTGGAAACCGTGCGCGGCGTGGGCTACCGCTTCAGGGAGTAG
- the pstA gene encoding phosphate ABC transporter permease PstA, with amino-acid sequence MFGMFRTAAGLNAAALVIICGFLLVNGLPALSWEFLTQAPRNSMTEGGIFPCIVGTFILSFGAMAVAFPLGVASAVYLNEYATSRRLVRVIRLGINNLAGVPSVVFGLFGLAFFVTFLRMGVSILAGVLTLGALVLPVIIGTAEEALRSVPDTYREASYGLGATKWQTVRNVVLPTALPGMLTGSILGLSRAAGETAAIMFTAAVFYTPKMPNSVFSDVMALPYHVYVLATAGTEIEKTRPLQYGTALVLIGLVIGMNLFAIWLRARLQRKR; translated from the coding sequence ATGTTCGGGATGTTCCGCACGGCCGCCGGGCTGAACGCTGCCGCGCTGGTCATCATCTGCGGCTTCCTGCTCGTCAACGGCCTGCCCGCGCTATCGTGGGAGTTCCTGACGCAGGCGCCGCGCAACTCCATGACCGAGGGCGGCATCTTCCCCTGCATCGTGGGCACGTTCATCCTGTCCTTCGGGGCGATGGCGGTGGCCTTTCCGCTGGGCGTGGCCTCGGCCGTGTATCTCAACGAATACGCCACGTCGCGGCGACTGGTGCGGGTGATCCGGCTGGGTATCAACAACCTCGCCGGGGTGCCCTCGGTGGTTTTCGGGCTGTTCGGCTTGGCCTTCTTCGTCACCTTTCTGCGCATGGGCGTGAGTATCCTCGCGGGCGTGCTGACCCTTGGCGCGCTGGTGCTGCCGGTCATCATCGGCACGGCCGAGGAGGCCCTGCGCTCCGTGCCTGACACCTACCGCGAGGCATCCTATGGCCTTGGCGCGACCAAATGGCAGACCGTACGCAACGTGGTGCTGCCCACGGCGCTTCCGGGCATGTTGACCGGGTCCATCCTCGGCCTGTCGCGCGCGGCGGGCGAGACGGCGGCCATCATGTTCACCGCGGCGGTGTTTTATACGCCGAAGATGCCGAATTCCGTCTTTAGCGACGTCATGGCTCTGCCATATCACGTGTACGTGCTCGCCACCGCAGGGACGGAGATCGAGAAGACGCGTCCGTTGCAGTACGGAACGGCGCTGGTGCTCATTGGATTGGTCATCGGCATGAATCTCTTCGCGATCTGGCTGCGCGCACGTCTCCAGCGCAAGCGCTGA
- the pstB gene encoding phosphate ABC transporter ATP-binding protein PstB: MTERIKMASKGLDFFYGDFKALKDVSLAFGENRVTALIGPSGCGKSTYLRCLNRMNDLIAGTRVDGLVTLDDADIYDSDLDVVDLRRRVGMVFQKPNPFPKTIFENVAYGLRVNGMTDKARIAERVEASLRHAALFDEVKDRLHESALGLSGGQQQRLCIARALAVEPQVLLMDEPASALDPIATQKIEELIHVLKENLTIIIVTHNMQQAARVSDVTAFFYMGQLIEADVTQTMFTRPREKRTEDYITGRFG; the protein is encoded by the coding sequence ATGACTGAACGCATCAAGATGGCCTCGAAGGGGCTGGATTTTTTCTACGGCGATTTCAAGGCGCTCAAGGACGTGAGCCTTGCCTTTGGCGAGAACAGGGTCACCGCGCTCATCGGGCCTTCGGGCTGCGGCAAGAGCACCTATCTGCGCTGCCTGAACCGCATGAACGACCTCATTGCCGGAACGCGCGTGGACGGGCTGGTGACCCTCGACGACGCCGACATCTATGATTCCGATCTCGACGTGGTGGATCTGCGGCGGCGGGTGGGCATGGTCTTCCAGAAGCCCAACCCGTTCCCGAAGACCATCTTCGAGAACGTGGCCTACGGCCTGCGCGTCAATGGCATGACGGACAAGGCCCGCATCGCTGAGCGGGTGGAGGCGAGCCTTCGCCATGCGGCGCTCTTCGACGAGGTGAAGGACCGCCTGCACGAGTCGGCCCTTGGGCTGTCCGGTGGCCAGCAGCAGCGGCTGTGCATCGCCCGCGCGCTGGCCGTGGAACCGCAGGTGCTGCTCATGGACGAGCCAGCCAGTGCCCTCGACCCCATCGCCACGCAGAAGATCGAGGAACTCATCCATGTGCTCAAGGAAAACCTGACCATCATCATCGTCACCCACAATATGCAGCAGGCCGCGCGGGTGTCGGACGTGACGGCGTTTTTTTACATGGGCCAGCTCATCGAGGCCGACGTCACGCAGACCATGTTCACGAGGCCGCGCGAGAAGCGCACCGAGGACTACATAACCGGCCGGTTCGGCTAG
- a CDS encoding DUF47 domain-containing protein encodes MRLPLFGLLASRSPLDGLVDHYEKIHECTEIIKDSLECYVAGGACREFLELAQQIDHIENQADLIKRRIRNHLPRSLFMPVDKTLFLNYTKAQDNILDEAQEAMQWLAMRRVDIPAEFQRKLIELIDDVDSLTDMLGPALKATLGLIYTEHLDRRGTKDQFWAIRKKRDAIFKAKNRLVSEIYSSDMDFKDIYQLIHFVEKLHGMAHNTENCADILRSMIAR; translated from the coding sequence ATGCGTTTGCCGCTCTTTGGACTGCTCGCCTCCCGCAGCCCCCTGGACGGGCTGGTGGATCACTACGAGAAAATCCACGAATGCACGGAGATCATCAAAGACTCCCTCGAGTGCTACGTGGCCGGTGGCGCCTGCCGCGAGTTCCTCGAACTCGCCCAGCAGATCGACCACATCGAAAACCAGGCCGACCTCATCAAGCGCAGGATTCGCAACCATCTCCCGCGCTCGCTGTTCATGCCCGTCGATAAGACTCTGTTCCTCAACTACACCAAGGCGCAGGACAACATTCTCGACGAGGCGCAGGAAGCCATGCAGTGGCTGGCCATGCGCCGCGTGGACATCCCCGCGGAGTTCCAGCGCAAGCTCATCGAACTCATCGACGACGTGGATTCGCTGACCGACATGCTCGGCCCCGCGCTCAAGGCGACCCTCGGCCTCATCTACACCGAGCACCTCGACCGCCGAGGCACCAAGGACCAGTTCTGGGCCATCCGCAAGAAGCGCGATGCCATCTTCAAGGCCAAGAACCGCCTCGTCTCCGAGATCTACAGCTCCGACATGGATTTCAAGGACATTTACCAGCTCATCCACTTCGTGGAAAAGCTGCACGGCATGGCGCACAACACCGAGAACTGCGCCGACATCCTGCGCTCCATGATCGCCCGCTAA
- the phoU gene encoding phosphate signaling complex protein PhoU yields MNTETHFHKQLEGLRMQILEMAAYAERAMRQAADALLRRDAELAEQVIEGDKVINDMEMRIDEVSLHLLALDAPMARDLRFITGVRRAIIDLERIGDEAVNIAEKTVFLSRLAQTPRNPQLEELVEVVLDMLKVAIEGFREGNVDKATDVCRMDYRADELNLRILTKTMDDMVAEITGVRRAVNTILAARHLERVGDLSTNLAETTIFIVKGLNVMHSCQKP; encoded by the coding sequence ATGAATACGGAAACGCATTTTCACAAGCAGCTCGAAGGGCTGCGCATGCAGATTCTCGAAATGGCGGCCTATGCCGAGCGCGCCATGCGACAGGCGGCGGACGCGCTGCTCCGGCGCGATGCCGAACTGGCCGAGCAGGTCATCGAGGGCGACAAGGTCATAAACGACATGGAGATGCGCATCGACGAGGTGTCGTTGCATCTTCTGGCGCTGGATGCGCCCATGGCTCGCGATCTGCGTTTTATCACCGGCGTGCGCCGGGCCATCATCGACCTTGAGCGCATTGGAGACGAGGCGGTGAACATCGCCGAGAAGACGGTGTTCCTGTCCCGTCTGGCGCAGACACCCCGCAATCCGCAACTCGAGGAGTTGGTGGAGGTGGTGCTCGACATGCTCAAGGTGGCCATCGAAGGCTTCCGGGAAGGCAACGTGGACAAGGCCACGGACGTCTGCCGCATGGATTATCGGGCCGACGAGCTGAATTTGCGCATCCTCACCAAGACCATGGACGACATGGTCGCGGAGATTACCGGCGTGCGCCGGGCCGTGAACACCATTCTCGCCGCGCGGCATCTGGAGCGGGTGGGCGATCTGTCCACCAATCTGGCCGAGACGACCATCTTCATCGTTAAGGGACTCAACGTGATGCATAGCTGCCAGAAGCCCTGA
- a CDS encoding ATP-binding protein — MADFSFRTKLQLAFALVIVVALALPALYARMVFQDDIMEDVKLGAVRELRLAEQLLGEHGSFAGEEDMHHWFERLGAKLDARVTYVTEGGRVVADSHVAYPSVAGLDNHAFRPEIAQAETERFGMSVRYSATLGRKLIYAATRVTNLDGVPPGYIRLAMPFADVRERLDRLYDNVLVVFGLAVVLAMILSVLLTRSFGRSMAEMIGVAEAIGGGHYERRLREYPGREFSGLAKAINRMAVSIAEQVRTITDQKRELEAVLDGMREGVMVLDADGRISQVNTALKRIVGSMRDMEGQRPMDLVLSPELQRACDGVLAPDAGDGPRWLQIEPQKGRVYDVTIVGLDERGANLGAVVVFHDISELKRLERVRRDFVANVSHELRTPLTTIKGYAETLIDNKLAGGGTAESFLGIILRNADRMVKMVEDLLSLSRLEAREESFTPRDVDARGALAEALRICVPLAERVGVSLEPRLPEAGLRVWADFDLLMQVFRNLLENAVRYSPSGEAVIVDGATDAEGFVHFMVSDRGPGIPAEDRDRIFERFYRVEKHRMRSGSGSTGLGLAICRHIVERHGGRIWVEPRTDEKGGSIFHFTLATPPEVLDGDSSQETGNHNA; from the coding sequence GTGGCGGACTTTTCCTTCAGGACGAAATTGCAACTGGCCTTCGCGCTGGTCATCGTGGTGGCCTTGGCCCTGCCTGCGCTCTATGCCCGGATGGTCTTCCAGGACGACATCATGGAGGACGTGAAGCTCGGCGCGGTGCGCGAGCTTCGGCTTGCCGAGCAGCTTCTGGGCGAGCATGGGAGCTTTGCGGGCGAGGAGGACATGCACCACTGGTTCGAGCGCCTCGGGGCGAAGCTCGATGCCCGCGTCACCTACGTCACCGAGGGCGGGCGCGTGGTGGCGGATTCTCACGTCGCATATCCCAGCGTGGCCGGGCTGGACAACCACGCCTTTCGTCCGGAGATCGCGCAGGCCGAGACCGAGCGCTTCGGCATGAGCGTGCGCTACAGTGCCACCCTCGGCCGCAAGCTCATCTACGCCGCCACGCGGGTGACGAATCTCGATGGCGTGCCGCCGGGATACATCCGGCTGGCCATGCCCTTCGCCGACGTCCGCGAGCGGTTGGACCGTCTGTACGACAATGTCCTCGTGGTGTTCGGGCTGGCCGTGGTGCTGGCCATGATCTTGAGCGTGCTCCTCACCCGCAGCTTCGGGCGGTCCATGGCCGAGATGATCGGCGTGGCCGAGGCCATTGGCGGCGGGCACTACGAGCGCCGCCTGCGGGAATATCCCGGCAGGGAATTTTCGGGACTTGCGAAGGCTATCAACCGCATGGCCGTATCCATCGCCGAGCAGGTGCGCACCATTACCGACCAGAAGCGTGAACTGGAGGCCGTGCTGGACGGCATGCGCGAGGGCGTCATGGTCCTCGACGCAGACGGGCGTATCTCGCAGGTCAATACGGCCCTGAAGCGCATCGTCGGCTCCATGCGCGACATGGAGGGGCAGCGGCCCATGGATTTGGTGCTGTCCCCAGAATTGCAGCGCGCCTGCGACGGGGTGCTCGCTCCGGATGCAGGGGACGGACCGCGCTGGCTTCAGATCGAACCGCAGAAGGGGCGCGTGTACGACGTGACCATTGTCGGCCTCGATGAGCGCGGCGCGAATCTCGGGGCCGTGGTGGTCTTCCACGACATCAGCGAGCTTAAGCGGCTGGAGCGCGTCCGGCGGGACTTCGTGGCCAACGTTTCCCACGAGCTTCGCACCCCGCTGACCACCATCAAGGGCTACGCCGAAACCCTCATCGACAACAAGCTGGCCGGTGGCGGCACTGCCGAGTCCTTCCTCGGAATCATCCTGCGCAATGCCGACCGCATGGTGAAGATGGTGGAGGACCTCTTGAGCCTGTCTCGGCTGGAGGCGCGCGAGGAGAGCTTTACCCCGCGCGACGTGGATGCCCGGGGCGCGCTGGCCGAGGCGCTTCGCATCTGCGTGCCGCTGGCCGAGCGCGTGGGCGTATCCCTCGAACCGCGCCTGCCCGAGGCAGGGCTTCGCGTGTGGGCCGATTTCGATCTGCTGATGCAGGTCTTCAGGAATCTGTTGGAGAACGCTGTCCGGTACAGCCCGTCCGGCGAGGCGGTCATCGTGGACGGTGCGACGGACGCGGAGGGCTTCGTGCACTTCATGGTCAGCGACCGGGGGCCGGGCATTCCCGCCGAAGACCGCGACAGGATATTCGAGCGTTTCTACCGCGTGGAGAAGCACCGCATGCGTTCGGGCAGCGGGTCCACCGGGCTTGGGCTGGCCATTTGCCGCCACATTGTGGAGCGCCACGGTGGACGCATCTGGGTTGAGCCGCGCACGGACGAGAAGGGCGGCTCGATCTTCCATTTTACCCTCGCCACGCCTCCAGAGGTGTTGGACGGGGACAGCTCGCAGGAAACAGGGAACCACAACGCATGA
- a CDS encoding DNA repair protein RecN, with amino-acid sequence MLEYLRIQHLALIDDLELEFSRGLNVLTGETGAGKSFILRALNFLTGDKLGRDMVRPGGDKAVVEAVFNVDGEETILRRELSADSGRSRLFIDDRLSSQEAVRSLKPKLLLHTSQHGQQRLLSPSYQGKVLDSFLPSPELVEERDRLVAEMSALMRKREALAARMRELSDKREFLEFQLREIEKVDPQRGEEEELLDRKRAFQESAQAAEALESAISSFYGEEGGLLERVAHLARQLDALCELDADWREDADAAEEMRLRLRDMESRLRRADRDATPDGDIEALESRLFALAQLKRKLNRSLDEILDFRSEIDANISFLDSCALDLRQLDKNRKALAERLGEAVTLLNAARRAAAERLAAALAADLRGLGFNEAVDVAFEFTPSEIHPGIAEDRARLLWIPNPGQLPQPLDRIASGGELSRFLLALVGLMTRETMPTLIFDEVDAGIGGLTLNAVADRISALADNRQIVLITHWPQLAARAARHFQVSKHVVDGETTVSCRRLDDGNVFSELARMAGGGAQGEAMARQLTDH; translated from the coding sequence ATGCTTGAATATCTTCGCATACAACATCTCGCGCTCATCGACGACCTGGAGCTTGAATTCTCCCGGGGTCTCAACGTGCTTACCGGCGAAACGGGCGCTGGCAAGAGCTTCATCCTGCGCGCGCTCAATTTCCTCACCGGCGACAAGCTCGGCCGCGACATGGTGCGCCCCGGCGGGGACAAGGCCGTTGTCGAGGCCGTGTTCAACGTCGATGGCGAGGAAACCATCCTTCGCCGCGAACTGTCCGCTGACTCTGGCCGCAGCCGCCTGTTCATAGACGACAGGCTCAGCTCGCAGGAGGCCGTGCGCTCCCTCAAGCCCAAGCTGTTGCTGCACACCAGCCAGCACGGCCAGCAACGCCTGCTGTCGCCGTCCTATCAAGGCAAGGTGCTCGACAGCTTCCTTCCCAGCCCGGAACTCGTCGAGGAGCGCGACCGGCTGGTCGCGGAGATGAGTGCCCTCATGCGCAAGCGTGAAGCCCTCGCCGCGCGCATGCGCGAACTGTCCGACAAGCGCGAATTCCTCGAATTCCAGCTCCGCGAGATAGAAAAGGTGGACCCGCAGCGCGGCGAGGAGGAAGAACTTCTCGACCGCAAGCGCGCCTTTCAGGAATCGGCGCAGGCCGCCGAGGCGCTGGAATCCGCCATCTCGTCCTTCTACGGCGAGGAGGGGGGACTGCTCGAACGCGTGGCGCATCTCGCGAGGCAACTCGACGCGCTCTGCGAGCTCGACGCCGACTGGCGCGAGGACGCAGACGCCGCCGAGGAAATGCGCCTGCGCCTGCGCGACATGGAATCCCGCCTGCGCCGGGCGGACCGCGACGCCACCCCGGACGGCGACATCGAAGCGTTGGAATCCCGCCTCTTCGCGCTGGCCCAGTTGAAGCGCAAGCTCAACCGCTCCCTGGACGAGATTCTCGACTTCCGTTCCGAGATCGACGCCAACATTTCCTTCCTCGACTCCTGCGCGCTGGACCTGCGCCAGTTGGACAAGAACAGGAAGGCCCTCGCCGAACGCCTCGGCGAGGCGGTGACGCTGCTCAACGCCGCCCGCAGGGCCGCCGCCGAGCGGCTAGCCGCCGCGCTGGCCGCAGACCTGCGCGGCCTCGGCTTCAACGAGGCCGTGGACGTCGCCTTCGAATTCACCCCCTCGGAAATCCATCCCGGCATCGCCGAGGACAGGGCGCGCCTGTTGTGGATTCCGAACCCCGGACAACTCCCGCAGCCGCTGGACCGCATCGCCTCGGGCGGCGAACTCTCACGCTTCCTTCTGGCCCTCGTGGGGCTCATGACCCGCGAGACCATGCCCACCCTCATCTTCGACGAGGTGGACGCCGGCATCGGCGGCCTCACGCTCAACGCCGTGGCCGACCGCATCTCCGCGCTGGCCGACAATCGCCAGATCGTGCTCATCACGCACTGGCCGCAGCTCGCCGCGCGCGCGGCGCGCCACTTCCAGGTCTCCAAGCACGTCGTGGACGGTGAAACCACCGTCTCCTGTCGCCGTCTGGACGACGGCAATGTCTTCTCCGAGCTGGCCCGCATGGCCGGCGGCGGTGCCCAGGGCGAAGCCATGGCCCGCCAACTCACGGACCACTGA
- a CDS encoding transporter substrate-binding domain-containing protein — translation MPFPVRGWAAFRRARYVVVLACAAWLMLVVPAQAAQLVARGDKNYPPYEFLENGRPTGFNVDMLRAVAEVMGLDVRIDLGEWNEVRSQLEEGRIDIITGMFSSEERDKVVDFSLPHVIVSNSIFVRLGSSIRGLDDLEGKQVLVQRGDIMHDWAQKNLPHSVLVPVPEQADALFLLSAGRHDAALIARLQGQYAIHRHKLDNLVPVGPPILPMRYCFAVREGDEELRVQLNEGLTLLKRTGRYEAIYDKWFGVQERQAASRRWARYGLWILTPLAGLLAVMGIWSWSLRREVGRKTSELRAELEHRERVQAELRKAQSYVRNIIDSMPSVMVAVDGEGRVTHMNAAAAHVLGWRDGEHVGRPVGEALPELRRIEADIAAALRERRSIKRERQRSMHDGNARYEDVMIYPLVANGIEGAVIRIDDVTRRVRMEEMMMQTEKMMSVGGLAAGMAHEINNPLGGIVQGVQNIRRRLLDDMPANRRAAEDSGCDLSAIGSYAQARSLPRMLDGVEEAARRAGGIVRNMLDFSRRSESVLADVDVTAVLEKAVELASKDYDFKKNYDFRNIRIMREYADALPLVPCVGTELEQVFLNILGNAAHAMRDAAESGNEPEIVLRAALEDDYVRVEIADNGPGMDDETRLRVFEPFFTTKEPGVGTGLGLSVSYFIIVDNHGGTLAVESEPGHGCTFTIRLPLVRQGARRSGVSGP, via the coding sequence ATGCCGTTTCCGGTGCGTGGGTGGGCTGCTTTTCGCCGTGCGCGATACGTCGTCGTGCTGGCGTGCGCGGCGTGGCTCATGCTGGTCGTCCCGGCGCAGGCCGCCCAGTTGGTGGCGCGCGGGGACAAGAATTATCCGCCATACGAATTTTTGGAGAACGGGCGGCCCACTGGCTTCAATGTGGATATGCTGCGGGCCGTGGCCGAGGTGATGGGCCTCGACGTGCGCATTGACCTTGGCGAATGGAACGAGGTGCGCTCGCAACTGGAAGAGGGGCGCATCGATATCATCACCGGCATGTTCTCGTCCGAGGAGCGGGACAAGGTGGTGGACTTCTCGCTGCCGCACGTCATCGTGTCCAACTCGATTTTCGTTCGCCTCGGTTCGTCCATCCGGGGGCTGGACGATCTAGAGGGCAAGCAGGTGCTGGTCCAGCGCGGGGACATCATGCATGACTGGGCGCAAAAGAATCTTCCGCACAGCGTGCTCGTCCCGGTGCCGGAGCAGGCGGACGCGCTGTTCCTGCTTTCCGCCGGACGACACGATGCGGCGCTTATTGCCCGGTTGCAGGGGCAGTACGCCATCCACAGGCACAAGCTCGACAATCTCGTCCCTGTCGGGCCGCCGATTTTGCCCATGCGCTACTGTTTCGCCGTGCGCGAGGGGGACGAGGAACTGCGCGTTCAACTCAACGAGGGGCTGACGCTGCTCAAGCGCACCGGGCGCTACGAGGCCATTTACGACAAGTGGTTCGGCGTGCAGGAGCGGCAGGCCGCCTCGCGGCGCTGGGCGCGCTATGGGTTGTGGATACTGACGCCGCTGGCTGGGTTACTTGCCGTGATGGGAATATGGTCATGGTCGCTTCGGCGCGAGGTGGGCCGCAAGACCAGCGAACTGCGCGCCGAACTGGAACATCGCGAGCGCGTGCAGGCCGAACTGCGCAAGGCCCAGAGCTACGTGCGCAACATTATCGACTCCATGCCGTCGGTCATGGTGGCCGTGGACGGCGAGGGGCGGGTGACGCACATGAACGCGGCGGCGGCGCACGTGCTCGGGTGGCGTGACGGGGAACATGTGGGCCGCCCGGTGGGCGAGGCCCTGCCCGAGCTGCGGCGCATAGAGGCGGACATCGCCGCCGCCCTTCGCGAGCGGCGTTCCATCAAGCGCGAGCGCCAGCGCTCCATGCACGACGGGAACGCCCGCTACGAGGACGTGATGATCTACCCGCTGGTGGCCAACGGCATTGAGGGTGCGGTCATCCGCATAGACGATGTCACCCGTCGTGTGCGTATGGAAGAGATGATGATGCAGACCGAGAAGATGATGAGCGTGGGCGGGCTGGCCGCGGGCATGGCCCACGAGATCAACAATCCCCTTGGCGGCATCGTGCAGGGCGTGCAGAACATCCGCCGCAGGCTGCTCGATGACATGCCCGCCAACCGTCGCGCGGCGGAGGACTCCGGGTGCGATCTGTCCGCCATCGGCAGCTATGCGCAGGCGCGCAGTCTGCCGCGCATGCTTGATGGCGTGGAGGAGGCCGCGCGGCGCGCGGGCGGCATCGTGCGCAACATGCTGGACTTCAGCCGACGCAGCGAGTCCGTGCTGGCCGACGTGGACGTGACGGCCGTGCTCGAAAAGGCCGTGGAACTGGCGTCCAAAGACTACGATTTCAAGAAGAACTACGACTTCCGAAACATTCGCATCATGCGGGAGTATGCCGACGCCCTGCCGCTGGTGCCGTGTGTCGGGACGGAGCTTGAGCAGGTGTTCCTGAACATTCTCGGCAACGCTGCCCACGCCATGCGCGATGCGGCCGAATCCGGGAACGAGCCGGAGATCGTGCTGCGGGCGGCGCTTGAGGATGATTACGTGCGTGTCGAGATAGCCGATAATGGGCCGGGCATGGACGATGAGACGCGCCTACGCGTGTTCGAGCCGTTCTTTACGACCAAGGAGCCGGGAGTGGGGACGGGGCTTGGGCTTTCCGTGTCCTACTTCATCATCGTGGACAACCACGGGGGCACGCTGGCGGTGGAGTCGGAACCGGGACACGGATGCACCTTTACCATCCGTTTGCCGCTGGTGCGGCAGGGCGCGCGGCGAAGCGGCGTCAGTGGTCCGTGA
- a CDS encoding inorganic phosphate transporter: MDIYDLFYILSLGAGFLMAFNLGANDVANSMASAVGARAITVRQAVLIAGALNFVGAVFLGSHVTATVSKGIINASAIGDPKLILLGMFAALIAASLWVLIATLTALPVSSTHSIVGAILGFGLVAGGPQVVNWLKLGGVVLSWFISPFFAAGIAFFIFSQIRRNIFLRPNFIAHAKAWGPRWMGLTMVLVGFSFLYKTPVGTQLALTRTESLLIVGVLAICAWIGGKIMVGRLGAEIDDSVEGVETIFRRLQIFTSCYVALSQGANDVANAIGPIAAIYILAKQHAFLTQAEVPIWMLGMGGAGIALGICVLGHKVMSTVGEKITTLTNTRGFAVDFSAATTVLVASKLGLPVSTTHAAVGAVTGVGLARGYKAVDFGVLGKIVIYWLLTVPIAALTSIIIFQILKWSIY, encoded by the coding sequence ATGGACATCTACGATCTGTTCTACATCCTGTCCCTCGGGGCAGGTTTTTTGATGGCCTTCAACCTCGGTGCCAACGACGTTGCCAACTCCATGGCCTCGGCCGTGGGCGCGCGGGCCATTACGGTACGTCAGGCAGTGCTCATCGCGGGCGCGCTCAACTTCGTGGGTGCCGTGTTCCTCGGCTCCCACGTCACAGCCACGGTGAGCAAGGGCATCATCAACGCCTCCGCCATCGGCGACCCAAAGCTCATCCTGCTTGGCATGTTCGCCGCGCTCATCGCCGCATCGCTGTGGGTGCTCATCGCCACGCTCACGGCCCTGCCCGTCTCGTCCACCCACTCCATCGTGGGCGCCATCCTCGGCTTCGGACTGGTGGCCGGCGGCCCGCAGGTGGTCAACTGGCTCAAGCTCGGCGGGGTGGTGCTCTCGTGGTTCATCTCGCCCTTCTTCGCGGCGGGCATCGCCTTCTTCATCTTCTCGCAGATACGCCGCAACATCTTCCTGCGGCCGAACTTCATCGCCCACGCCAAGGCATGGGGCCCGCGCTGGATGGGCCTGACCATGGTCCTCGTGGGCTTCTCGTTCCTGTACAAGACGCCGGTCGGCACGCAGCTCGCCCTGACCCGCACCGAGTCGCTTCTGATCGTGGGCGTTCTGGCCATCTGTGCATGGATCGGCGGCAAGATCATGGTGGGCCGCCTCGGCGCGGAGATCGACGACAGCGTCGAAGGCGTGGAAACCATCTTCCGCAGGCTCCAGATTTTCACCTCGTGCTACGTGGCGCTCTCGCAGGGTGCCAACGACGTGGCCAACGCCATCGGTCCCATTGCGGCCATCTACATCCTCGCCAAGCAGCACGCCTTCCTCACCCAGGCCGAAGTGCCCATCTGGATGCTGGGCATGGGCGGAGCGGGCATTGCGCTCGGCATCTGCGTTCTCGGCCACAAGGTCATGTCCACCGTTGGCGAAAAGATCACCACCCTGACCAACACCCGCGGCTTCGCCGTGGATTTCTCGGCCGCCACCACCGTGCTCGTGGCGTCCAAGCTCGGCCTTCCCGTCTCCACCACCCACGCCGCAGTGGGCGCGGTGACGGGCGTGGGCCTCGCTCGCGGCTACAAGGCCGTGGACTTCGGCGTGCTGGGCAAGATCGTCATCTATTGGCTTCTGACGGTTCCCATCGCGGCGCTCACGTCCATCATCATTTTTCAGATTCTAAAGTGGTCGATTTACTGA